From a single Solidesulfovibrio sp. genomic region:
- a CDS encoding NAD(P)H-dependent glycerol-3-phosphate dehydrogenase, protein MKIAVIGGGSWGTTLADLLAKKGNDTRLWVREQAVMHEIRTTRRNSWYLPDRPLADSLEVSTDPAAVAEDVRHFLFAVPCQFIRNAYQRFQKYMPKSPVVICASKGIELDSLMTMSQVCEDALASLKPRFAMLSGPTFAYEVIREMPTAVTLACKDKKAGKEVQEALSTPYFRIYTSSDVRGVELGGAIKNIIAIAAGVADGLGFGANARAALITRGLTEMSRLGKAMGGDRQTFMGLSGMGDLVLTCTGDLSRNRQVGLRLAKGQKLLDILAEMKMVAEGVKTTEAVHALREKINVEMPLTEQVYAILYQDKDPSLAVRELMTRTLKDE, encoded by the coding sequence ATGAAGATCGCGGTGATCGGCGGCGGCAGCTGGGGTACGACCCTGGCCGACCTTTTGGCGAAAAAGGGCAACGACACCCGGCTTTGGGTGCGCGAACAGGCGGTGATGCACGAGATCCGCACCACCCGCAGGAATTCCTGGTACCTGCCCGACAGGCCCCTGGCCGACAGCCTCGAGGTCAGCACCGACCCGGCGGCCGTGGCCGAGGATGTCCGCCATTTCCTGTTCGCCGTGCCCTGCCAGTTCATCCGCAACGCCTACCAGCGCTTCCAGAAGTACATGCCCAAAAGCCCGGTGGTCATCTGCGCGAGCAAAGGCATCGAGCTCGACAGCCTCATGACCATGTCCCAGGTCTGCGAGGACGCCCTGGCGAGCCTCAAGCCGCGTTTCGCCATGCTTTCGGGGCCGACCTTCGCCTACGAGGTCATCCGCGAGATGCCCACGGCCGTGACCCTGGCCTGCAAGGACAAAAAGGCCGGCAAGGAAGTCCAGGAAGCCCTGTCCACGCCGTATTTCCGGATCTACACCTCCTCGGACGTGCGCGGCGTGGAGCTTGGCGGGGCCATCAAGAACATCATCGCCATCGCCGCCGGCGTGGCCGACGGGCTGGGATTTGGGGCCAACGCCCGGGCGGCGCTCATCACCCGGGGCCTCACCGAGATGAGCAGGCTCGGCAAGGCCATGGGCGGCGACCGCCAGACCTTCATGGGCCTTTCCGGCATGGGCGACCTGGTGCTGACCTGCACCGGGGACCTCTCGCGCAACCGCCAGGTCGGGTTGCGCCTGGCCAAGGGGCAAAAGCTCCTGGACATATTGGCCGAAATGAAGATGGTGGCCGAGGGCGTCAAGACCACCGAGGCCGTCCATGCGCTGCGCGAGAAAATCAATGTCGAAATGCCGCTGACCGAACAGGTCTACGCCATCCTCTACCAGGACAAGGACCCGTCCCTGGCCGTGCGCGAACTCATGACCCGCACCCTCAAGGACGAATAA